A single window of Mycolicibacterium aurum DNA harbors:
- a CDS encoding PucR family transcriptional regulator, with product MTGAAETGAPTLRDLLEAPRLGVAVPDDAPQDLERTISWAHTTEMRDPSRYLRGGELVCTVGISLQTPQDCRTFADALAGAGAAGVCFGIGDGHDVVPADLLTQCRRHGLPVLVAPPSVPFSTVSRFVAEYGLGAEIAVARATNALVPALLSSLRRHDSARRLLDTAGQILECHFLLEHGTADAVTDTGSPVVTVDVPGVGTLGWVGSGERPEPALLDLIARFVRATTVQQDVEAALARERVGQLLSLVERRMLLPDALSQLLDWPGFAAAGPLTCSAWPAGAGALLSMAVPEALVGDAPDLCLMLTPGALELTDDLSLPSGHSAPLPLTDIGSAIGQARIALELAQRRGRRVGPDQLSTLDSLLEQLPSAQLAPFKQQLIDPLVETDRQRGTQHVRTLRTFLAVSGSLSETARDLYLHTNTVRHRLARIRELTGRDPLSHDDQMAFSIGLHAVDRAGGSPEL from the coding sequence ATGACGGGCGCTGCCGAGACCGGAGCCCCGACGCTGCGCGACCTGCTGGAGGCCCCCCGGCTGGGGGTGGCAGTGCCCGACGACGCCCCCCAGGATCTCGAGCGGACGATCAGCTGGGCGCACACCACCGAGATGCGGGATCCGTCGCGCTACCTCCGGGGTGGCGAGTTGGTCTGCACGGTCGGCATCAGCCTGCAGACGCCGCAGGACTGCCGCACTTTCGCCGATGCGCTGGCGGGCGCCGGTGCGGCGGGCGTGTGCTTCGGCATCGGAGACGGCCACGACGTGGTGCCGGCGGACCTGCTGACCCAGTGCCGTCGACACGGGCTGCCGGTCCTCGTCGCGCCGCCGAGCGTGCCGTTCAGCACGGTGAGCCGCTTCGTCGCCGAATACGGGCTCGGCGCGGAGATCGCTGTCGCGCGCGCCACCAACGCGCTGGTGCCGGCACTCTTGTCATCGCTACGGCGCCACGATTCGGCCCGCCGACTGCTCGATACCGCAGGCCAGATCCTGGAGTGTCACTTCCTGCTGGAACACGGCACAGCAGATGCCGTGACCGACACCGGGTCGCCGGTGGTCACGGTCGACGTCCCCGGGGTGGGGACGCTCGGCTGGGTGGGCAGTGGCGAGCGACCGGAGCCGGCGCTGCTCGATCTCATCGCCCGCTTCGTGCGCGCAACCACGGTGCAACAGGATGTCGAGGCCGCGCTCGCCCGTGAGCGGGTCGGCCAGCTGCTCTCGCTGGTGGAGCGGCGCATGCTGTTGCCCGATGCGCTGAGCCAACTGCTGGACTGGCCTGGATTCGCCGCCGCAGGACCGTTGACCTGCTCGGCGTGGCCGGCCGGCGCCGGTGCATTGCTGTCCATGGCGGTCCCCGAGGCGTTGGTCGGCGACGCCCCGGATCTCTGCCTCATGCTGACTCCGGGCGCGCTCGAGCTGACCGACGACCTGTCACTGCCGTCGGGCCACTCGGCACCGTTGCCGCTCACCGACATCGGGTCGGCGATCGGGCAGGCACGCATCGCGCTGGAGTTGGCCCAGCGCCGCGGGCGCCGGGTCGGACCCGATCAGCTGAGCACGCTCGACAGCCTGCTCGAGCAACTCCCGTCCGCGCAGCTCGCTCCGTTCAAGCAGCAGCTGATCGACCCCCTGGTCGAGACGGACCGTCAGCGCGGGACCCAGCACGTGCGCACACTGCGAACATTCCTCGCCGTCAGCGGATCGCTGAGCGAGACCGCACGAGACCTGTACCTGCACACCAACACCGTGCGGCACCGACTGGCGCGCATCCGCGAACTCACCGGCCGGGACCCGCTGTCCCACGACGATCAGATGGCGTTCTCGATCGGCCTCCACGCGGTCGACCGGGCCGGTGGATCGCCTGAGCTCTAG
- a CDS encoding flavin reductase family protein — protein MARPDAHFYRPADGTGLPHDPFNAIVGPRPIGWISTQDADGVLNLAPYSFFNGFNYHPPVIGFASIGWKDSVANIDATGEFVWNLATRELATAMNETAATLPSQEDEFATSAMTPVPSVAVGVPRVLESPVNFECVLTQLIQLKDRSGQNISTWMVLGEVVAVHIDRQWLTDGVYDTAGPRPILRGGGPADYSEVRPDTMFRMTRPA, from the coding sequence ATGGCCCGCCCTGACGCGCACTTCTACCGCCCCGCCGACGGCACCGGGCTGCCGCACGACCCTTTCAACGCCATCGTCGGCCCCCGGCCGATCGGATGGATCTCCACGCAGGACGCCGACGGCGTGCTCAACCTCGCCCCGTACAGCTTCTTCAACGGCTTCAACTACCACCCGCCCGTCATCGGATTCGCCTCGATCGGGTGGAAGGACAGCGTGGCCAACATCGACGCCACCGGCGAGTTCGTCTGGAACCTGGCGACCCGCGAGTTGGCGACAGCCATGAACGAAACGGCGGCCACGCTGCCGTCGCAGGAGGACGAGTTCGCCACGAGCGCCATGACCCCGGTGCCATCGGTGGCGGTGGGCGTTCCGCGGGTCCTGGAGAGCCCGGTCAACTTCGAATGCGTGCTGACCCAGCTCATTCAACTCAAGGACAGAAGTGGCCAGAACATTTCCACCTGGATGGTGCTCGGCGAGGTCGTCGCGGTGCACATCGATCGTCAGTGGCTGACCGACGGGGTGTACGACACCGCGGGCCCACGGCCCATACTGCGCGGCGGCGGCCCTGCCGACTATTCGGAGGTGCGACCGGACACGATGTTCAGGATGACCAGGCCGGCGTGA
- a CDS encoding NADPH-dependent F420 reductase, which yields MKIGIIGAGHIGGTLARRLRVLGHDVAVSNSRAPETLADLAAETGATAVWAKDAAADADLVIVSIPQKNVPDLADGIVDARKPGAPVIETNNYYPQQRDGEIPAIEDGQAESAWVAEQIGAPVYKVFNGIWWKHLLESGKPSGAAGRIALPIAGEDGPGRALVHALVDDLGFDPVAAGPISESWRQQPGTPVYGKDFDVADTVKALAEATPARTPEWSART from the coding sequence ATGAAGATCGGGATCATCGGGGCGGGACACATCGGCGGCACGCTCGCGCGCCGGCTGCGCGTACTCGGTCACGACGTGGCCGTGTCCAACTCGCGCGCGCCCGAGACGCTGGCCGACCTTGCCGCGGAGACCGGTGCGACGGCGGTGTGGGCGAAGGACGCCGCCGCCGACGCCGACCTCGTCATCGTGAGCATCCCGCAGAAGAACGTCCCCGACCTCGCCGACGGCATCGTCGATGCCCGCAAGCCGGGCGCACCGGTGATCGAGACCAACAACTACTACCCCCAGCAGCGCGACGGTGAGATCCCGGCGATCGAGGATGGTCAGGCCGAGAGCGCGTGGGTCGCGGAGCAGATCGGTGCACCGGTGTACAAGGTGTTCAACGGGATCTGGTGGAAGCATCTGCTCGAGAGTGGAAAGCCCAGCGGCGCGGCGGGACGCATCGCGCTCCCGATCGCCGGCGAGGACGGTCCGGGCCGTGCACTGGTGCATGCGCTGGTCGACGATCTCGGGTTCGACCCGGTGGCGGCCGGACCCATCTCCGAGTCGTGGCGCCAGCAGCCCGGAACACCGGTGTACGGCAAGGACTTCGACGTCGCCGACACCGTCAAGGCGCTTGCCGAGGCGACGCCCGCACGTACTCCGGAGTGGAGCGCGCGCACCTAA
- the fbaA gene encoding class II fructose-bisphosphate aldolase gives MPIASPDHYVAMLDRAKDGGFAYPAINVTSSQTLNAALQGFAEADSDGIIQVSLGTALYLSGNSVANRFAGSKALALYAHEVASHYPVTVALHTDHCPADNLDDWVRPLIADSKERRARGLDPLYQSHMWDGSAVPLAENLRIAESLLAASVEANTLLEIEVGVIGGEEDGVSHEINEQLYSTVDDARATIAALGTGERGRYLTALTFGNVHGVYHPDSVHLRPEILEEIQTVIGGETGKAKPFDLVFHGGSGSSAEDIASAVASGVVKMNIDTDTQYAFTRSIAGHMISRYDQVLKVDGSYGDKKAYDPRSWGKPAENAMAGRVVEAAQMLGSAGRAMR, from the coding sequence ATGCCGATAGCTTCCCCCGATCACTATGTTGCGATGCTCGATCGCGCCAAGGACGGGGGATTCGCGTATCCGGCCATCAACGTCACCAGTTCCCAAACCCTCAACGCCGCGCTGCAGGGGTTCGCCGAGGCCGACAGTGACGGCATCATCCAGGTATCACTGGGAACGGCGCTGTATCTGTCCGGCAACTCCGTCGCGAACCGCTTCGCGGGTTCGAAGGCCCTGGCGCTCTACGCACACGAGGTCGCATCGCACTACCCGGTCACCGTGGCCCTGCACACCGATCACTGCCCTGCCGACAACCTCGACGACTGGGTGCGGCCGCTGATCGCCGACTCGAAGGAACGTCGCGCGCGTGGCCTCGACCCGCTGTACCAATCGCACATGTGGGACGGTTCGGCGGTCCCCCTCGCCGAGAATTTGCGCATCGCCGAGTCATTGCTGGCGGCATCGGTGGAGGCGAACACCCTTCTTGAGATCGAGGTCGGGGTGATCGGCGGTGAGGAGGACGGTGTCTCGCACGAGATCAACGAGCAGCTGTACTCCACCGTCGACGATGCGCGCGCCACCATCGCGGCACTGGGGACCGGGGAACGGGGCCGCTACCTGACCGCGTTGACCTTCGGCAACGTCCATGGCGTCTACCACCCGGATTCGGTGCATCTGCGCCCGGAGATCCTGGAGGAGATCCAGACCGTCATCGGCGGTGAAACCGGCAAGGCCAAGCCGTTCGACCTCGTCTTCCACGGCGGATCGGGATCGAGCGCCGAGGACATCGCCTCTGCTGTCGCCAGCGGCGTCGTCAAGATGAACATCGACACCGACACCCAGTACGCCTTCACCCGGTCCATCGCCGGCCACATGATCTCCCGCTACGACCAGGTGCTCAAGGTCGACGGCAGCTACGGCGACAAGAAGGCCTACGACCCGCGGTCGTGGGGCAAGCCGGCCGAGAACGCCATGGCGGGAAGGGTTGTCGAGGCCGCGCAGATGTTGGGGTCGGCCGGACGCGCGATGCGTTAG
- a CDS encoding LacI family DNA-binding transcriptional regulator has translation MGDVARIAGVSASTVSHVLNGTRKVDSATRLRVEAAIEQTGYRRNVVARSLAAGRTHTVGLSISALTNPYFGSLVHAVERALSDAGFVLILGDSHDDVESEKRVTDSLLERQVDGMIVAPAAGSERVTLPKITRTGTPLVLIDRGVDIGCDRVGPENFSASQSLTEHLLDLGHRRIAVVRGLAGISSTTERFDGYCAALASRGMAVDADLVIDGHSSTDVAEREVRLLMSARDRPTALISLNNSMTIGTLKAVRALGLSIPADVAFSCFDDFEWSDLFEPRLTAAAQDVETIGATAADLLLRRIHGHDAAPQQIRVPTTIHHRNSCGCPDANR, from the coding sequence ATGGGCGACGTCGCCCGCATCGCCGGCGTCTCCGCATCGACTGTCTCGCACGTGCTCAACGGCACGCGCAAGGTCGACAGCGCCACGCGCCTACGTGTCGAAGCGGCCATCGAGCAGACCGGCTACCGGCGCAACGTCGTCGCCCGCTCGCTCGCCGCAGGCCGCACGCACACGGTTGGACTCTCGATCTCGGCGCTGACGAACCCGTACTTCGGTAGCCTGGTGCACGCCGTGGAACGCGCACTCTCCGATGCCGGCTTCGTGCTGATCCTCGGTGACTCACACGATGACGTGGAGTCGGAGAAGCGGGTCACCGACTCGCTGCTGGAGCGGCAGGTCGACGGGATGATCGTCGCACCCGCGGCGGGTTCGGAGCGCGTCACCCTCCCCAAGATCACCCGGACCGGGACACCGCTGGTGCTGATCGACCGCGGCGTCGACATCGGCTGCGACCGGGTGGGCCCGGAGAACTTCTCGGCGTCGCAGTCGTTGACCGAGCATTTGCTCGACCTGGGACACCGGCGGATCGCCGTCGTCCGCGGGCTCGCCGGGATCTCCTCCACCACCGAGCGTTTCGACGGGTACTGCGCGGCACTCGCCTCGCGCGGCATGGCGGTCGACGCCGATCTCGTCATCGACGGACACTCCAGCACGGACGTGGCCGAACGCGAAGTTCGTCTGCTGATGTCGGCACGCGACCGACCCACCGCGCTGATCTCGCTGAACAACTCCATGACCATCGGAACGCTCAAAGCCGTTCGCGCCCTCGGCTTGTCGATACCGGCCGACGTGGCCTTCTCCTGTTTCGACGACTTCGAATGGTCGGACCTCTTCGAACCCCGGCTCACCGCGGCGGCGCAGGACGTCGAGACGATCGGCGCCACGGCGGCCGACTTACTGCTGCGCCGCATCCACGGACACGATGCGGCGCCACAACAGATTCGCGTGCCGACGACGATCCACCACCGCAATTCATGCGGATGCCCCGACGCAAACCGATAG
- a CDS encoding nucleoside/nucleotide kinase family protein, whose protein sequence is MTIDQDVQDATLDELVGWAAALVVPGERRIIGLTGAPGAGKSTVAEQLVTALGPDTAVLVPMDGFHLANQVLIDMGIRERKGAHDTFDDGGYARLIATLRAQRVDDPIVYAPRFRREIEDSISSSIPVLPTVPLVVTEGNYLLLESDAWPAARSCIDEVWFLAPDTDVRHARLVRRHEAYGKSPEEAAFWALGSDERNAQLIESTAGRADRIVRLR, encoded by the coding sequence GTGACCATCGACCAGGACGTGCAGGACGCCACCCTCGACGAGTTGGTCGGGTGGGCCGCGGCGCTCGTCGTCCCCGGCGAGCGCCGCATCATCGGTCTCACCGGTGCGCCTGGCGCCGGGAAGTCCACCGTCGCGGAGCAACTCGTCACGGCCCTGGGTCCGGACACCGCCGTGCTCGTCCCCATGGACGGTTTCCATCTGGCCAACCAGGTCCTCATCGACATGGGTATCCGGGAGCGCAAAGGGGCGCACGACACGTTCGACGACGGCGGGTACGCCCGGCTGATCGCGACGCTGCGTGCTCAGCGCGTCGATGACCCGATCGTGTACGCGCCCCGGTTCCGGCGGGAGATCGAAGACTCGATCAGCTCGTCCATCCCCGTCCTGCCCACGGTGCCGCTGGTGGTGACCGAAGGCAACTACCTCCTGCTGGAATCCGATGCCTGGCCCGCGGCCCGATCCTGCATCGACGAGGTGTGGTTCCTGGCCCCCGACACCGACGTTCGCCACGCACGTTTGGTGCGCCGACACGAGGCGTACGGAAAGTCGCCCGAGGAAGCGGCTTTCTGGGCGCTGGGGTCCGACGAGCGCAACGCCCAACTGATCGAGTCGACCGCAGGTCGCGCGGACCGCATCGTGCGTCTCCGGTGA
- a CDS encoding PfkB family carbohydrate kinase: protein MRNAQVSEKAPVGVFVGLATLDVIHRITKAPAENQKITSTAQFVAAGGPAANAAVTFAGLGGSAVLVTALGDDPVADLVRADLAAFGVHVVDAAAGTRRAVPVSAVSVIESTGDRSVVSLDAVNSDASPPPDLADLVDGADVVLVDGHHPLIARAAAGLAAARATTLVVDAGRWKPVMSDLVPVATDMVCSNDFRLPGTGSPQETAAALVRSGVRTVVTTHGGGPVEWWSGGESGSVPVEPVVAVDTLGAGDVFHGAYAYFSTQSESSITERIARSARVAALRCSVVGPRAWLRNLSVAQSRKRER, encoded by the coding sequence ATGAGGAACGCGCAGGTCTCTGAGAAGGCTCCGGTCGGGGTTTTCGTGGGGCTGGCGACACTCGACGTCATCCACCGCATCACGAAAGCGCCTGCGGAGAACCAGAAGATCACGTCGACGGCGCAGTTCGTCGCGGCGGGCGGACCGGCCGCGAACGCCGCCGTCACCTTCGCGGGACTGGGCGGCAGTGCCGTCCTCGTCACTGCGCTCGGCGACGATCCGGTCGCCGATCTGGTTCGGGCCGACCTCGCCGCCTTTGGCGTGCACGTCGTCGACGCGGCGGCAGGTACCCGCCGCGCGGTACCCGTCTCCGCGGTCTCGGTCATCGAATCCACCGGTGACCGGTCGGTCGTCTCACTCGACGCAGTGAACTCCGACGCCTCGCCACCGCCGGACCTCGCCGACCTGGTGGACGGTGCCGATGTGGTTCTCGTCGACGGACACCACCCCCTGATCGCCCGTGCTGCCGCTGGACTGGCGGCAGCACGGGCCACCACCCTCGTGGTCGACGCCGGCCGATGGAAACCGGTGATGAGCGACCTCGTCCCCGTCGCCACGGACATGGTGTGCTCCAACGATTTCCGGCTGCCGGGTACCGGCAGCCCCCAGGAAACCGCCGCTGCGCTGGTGCGCAGTGGCGTTCGCACCGTCGTCACCACCCACGGCGGTGGTCCCGTCGAGTGGTGGTCCGGTGGCGAGTCCGGGAGCGTGCCGGTAGAACCCGTGGTGGCCGTCGACACGCTGGGCGCCGGCGATGTCTTTCACGGCGCGTACGCGTACTTCTCGACCCAGAGCGAGAGCAGTATCACCGAGCGCATCGCGCGATCGGCCCGGGTGGCTGCACTACGGTGTTCGGTGGTCGGGCCGCGGGCGTGGCTGAGGAACCTCTCTGTCGCACAGAGTCGAAAGCGAGAACGGTGA
- a CDS encoding ATP-binding cassette domain-containing protein, which produces MTTQTTGVPVLEARGLVKRYGSVTAINGADFALREGEVLAVIGDNGAGKSSLIKALAGAVVPDSGQILMNGTPVSFKNTRDARAAGIETVYQDLAVVAALDIASNLYLGREVRRKGIAGSLFRRLDMPKMRQDASQHLADLKIGIKSVNQAVETLSGGQRQGVAVARAAAFGRGVIIMDEPTAALGVRESGQVIDLIRSIRDRGIPVVLISHDMPHVFEVADRIHIHRLGQRAGVVDPKKRSMSEVVALMTGAEEPSDEERAGL; this is translated from the coding sequence GTGACCACGCAGACGACAGGCGTACCGGTTCTCGAGGCACGCGGACTCGTCAAGCGGTATGGGAGCGTGACGGCCATCAACGGAGCCGATTTCGCGCTGCGGGAAGGCGAAGTTCTTGCCGTCATCGGTGACAACGGTGCCGGGAAGTCCAGTCTGATCAAGGCGTTGGCCGGCGCGGTGGTGCCCGACTCGGGTCAGATCCTGATGAACGGGACTCCCGTGTCGTTCAAGAACACCCGAGACGCGCGCGCGGCGGGTATCGAGACGGTGTACCAGGATCTCGCGGTCGTGGCCGCACTCGACATCGCGTCCAACCTGTATCTCGGCCGCGAAGTACGTCGAAAGGGCATCGCGGGCAGTCTGTTCCGCCGGTTGGACATGCCGAAGATGCGGCAGGATGCGTCCCAGCACCTCGCCGATCTGAAGATCGGCATCAAGTCGGTGAACCAGGCCGTGGAGACGCTGTCCGGTGGGCAGCGTCAGGGTGTCGCGGTGGCGCGGGCTGCGGCGTTCGGCCGCGGCGTCATCATCATGGACGAGCCGACCGCTGCGCTCGGCGTTCGGGAGTCGGGCCAGGTGATCGATCTGATCCGGTCCATCCGTGACCGCGGTATCCCCGTGGTGCTCATCAGCCATGACATGCCGCACGTCTTCGAGGTGGCCGACCGGATTCACATCCACCGACTCGGGCAACGCGCCGGCGTCGTCGATCCGAAGAAGCGCTCGATGTCCGAGGTGGTTGCGCTCATGACCGGTGCAGAGGAGCCGAGCGATGAGGAACGCGCAGGTCTCTGA
- a CDS encoding ABC transporter permease, with amino-acid sequence MSTDAPTTAKPSVSSRFNVDSILREPLLGPLVALVLAIIIFSSISNSFLNPQNVSLILQQSVVIGILAVGQTLIILTAGIDLSIGAIAVFGSIVLAQSAGANGPFVALGSTLLVCVLFGAVNGGLVTALRLPPFIVTLGTFTAIQAATRLLAGSETYRVEQGPLTFLGTSFRVGSFSTTYGVVAMLLVYLAAWYALSQTAWGKHVYAVGGNRQAADLSGIKSGRVLLSVYITTGVIAAIAAWAALGRIPNADPNAYQNANLESITAVVIGGTSLFGGRGGVGGTLVGTLIVGVLRNGLTQAGVDNLYQNIATGILVIVAVAVDQFTRRRSQ; translated from the coding sequence ATGAGCACCGACGCTCCGACCACAGCGAAGCCATCGGTATCGAGCCGGTTCAATGTGGACAGCATCCTGCGTGAACCGTTGCTCGGTCCGCTGGTGGCGCTCGTCCTCGCCATCATCATCTTCAGCTCGATCTCGAACTCGTTCCTCAACCCGCAGAACGTCTCGTTGATCCTGCAGCAATCGGTGGTCATCGGCATTCTGGCCGTAGGCCAGACCCTGATCATCCTCACCGCCGGTATCGACCTTTCGATCGGTGCGATCGCCGTCTTCGGCAGCATCGTGCTGGCCCAGAGTGCCGGTGCGAACGGTCCTTTCGTGGCGCTGGGGTCGACGCTGCTGGTCTGCGTGCTGTTCGGCGCCGTCAACGGCGGACTCGTCACGGCGCTGCGCCTACCGCCGTTCATCGTCACGCTGGGAACGTTCACCGCCATCCAGGCGGCGACCCGCCTGCTGGCGGGCTCCGAGACCTACCGCGTGGAGCAGGGGCCGCTCACGTTCCTGGGCACGTCCTTTCGCGTCGGATCCTTCTCGACCACGTACGGCGTGGTCGCGATGCTGCTGGTCTACCTCGCCGCCTGGTACGCCCTGAGCCAAACCGCTTGGGGTAAACATGTTTACGCGGTCGGCGGGAACCGGCAGGCCGCGGATCTCTCCGGCATCAAGTCCGGGCGGGTGCTGCTGTCGGTCTACATCACGACGGGCGTGATCGCGGCCATCGCCGCATGGGCCGCCCTCGGGCGCATCCCGAACGCCGACCCCAACGCGTACCAGAATGCCAATCTCGAATCGATCACCGCGGTGGTCATCGGTGGCACCAGCCTGTTCGGTGGGCGCGGCGGTGTCGGCGGAACGCTGGTGGGCACGTTGATCGTCGGTGTGCTCCGCAACGGCCTGACCCAGGCCGGCGTCGACAATCTGTATCAGAACATCGCGACCGGCATCCTGGTGATCGTCGCGGTGGCCGTCGATCAGTTCACGCGCAGGAGGTCACAGTGA
- a CDS encoding substrate-binding domain-containing protein, with protein sequence MFGKRNRSTLAVGAVLTAGSLVLGLTGCSGGSGSDGIKIGLITKTDSNPFFVKLREAAQAQADKDGAELVALAGAFDGDNEGQVAAIENMVGQGVKGILITPNSSTGVLDAIKKARDAGVVVIALDTATDPEDAVDATFATDNLAAGVSQGKWVKAALGNVPPQIVMLDGTPGGTVDTFRHDGFLQGFGISEGSPEIVGQENTNGDQTKAQTAMENILQRAPGINALYTINEPAAAGAYQAIQSAGRADQITIGSIDGSCTGVADVKSGKIGATVMQFPAKMAEQGVQAVVKFAQDGTKPSGFNDTGSELITDKPVPGLPSKDTAWGEQNCWG encoded by the coding sequence ATGTTCGGAAAGCGCAACAGGAGCACGCTCGCGGTCGGCGCGGTTCTCACGGCCGGCTCCCTCGTTCTCGGACTGACCGGCTGCAGCGGCGGGTCCGGTTCGGACGGCATCAAGATCGGGCTGATCACCAAGACCGATTCCAACCCGTTCTTCGTGAAGCTGCGGGAGGCTGCCCAGGCGCAGGCCGACAAGGACGGCGCCGAACTGGTGGCGCTTGCAGGAGCTTTTGACGGCGACAACGAGGGACAGGTGGCCGCCATCGAGAACATGGTCGGCCAGGGCGTCAAGGGCATCCTGATCACCCCGAACTCCTCCACCGGCGTGCTCGACGCGATCAAGAAGGCCCGCGACGCGGGTGTCGTCGTCATCGCCCTCGACACCGCCACCGATCCCGAAGACGCCGTCGACGCCACCTTCGCCACCGACAATCTGGCCGCGGGTGTCAGCCAGGGCAAATGGGTCAAAGCCGCGCTCGGCAACGTGCCGCCCCAGATCGTGATGCTGGACGGCACCCCGGGCGGCACCGTCGACACCTTCCGCCACGACGGATTCCTGCAGGGCTTCGGTATCTCCGAGGGTTCCCCGGAGATCGTCGGCCAGGAGAACACCAACGGCGACCAGACCAAGGCGCAGACGGCGATGGAGAACATCCTGCAGCGCGCCCCGGGTATCAACGCGCTCTACACCATCAACGAGCCGGCGGCCGCCGGTGCCTACCAGGCCATCCAGTCCGCCGGCCGGGCCGACCAGATCACCATCGGCTCGATCGACGGGAGCTGTACCGGCGTCGCGGACGTGAAGTCCGGAAAGATCGGCGCCACCGTCATGCAGTTCCCGGCCAAGATGGCCGAACAGGGTGTGCAGGCCGTGGTCAAGTTCGCCCAGGACGGCACCAAGCCCAGCGGATTCAACGACACCGGCTCCGAGCTCATCACCGACAAGCCGGTTCCCGGGCTCCCCTCCAAGGACACCGCCTGGGGCGAGCAGAACTGCTGGGGCTGA
- a CDS encoding lycopene cyclase family protein produces MGRVDVLVVGGGPAGMALAGACTRLGLTTGLLDSAPDKPWTATYGMWSRELPADLPASLVAARAAGRAIALTEHRLGWDYAVLDVPALRAHLADGLTGVQIHAGRAVGSPEVGVVALADGSHLRASVVIDAGGQARPLDPTTSRRVPAAQTAYGLIVDQETAAPLIAPGDAMFMDWRADHGEAGWPTFLYVVPLGGGQVLVEETSLARRPGLPLATLRRRLAARLARHGIEPPKDAASEKVSFRIDHRRHRGPGVLGFGAAAPFIHPATGFSLATSLALAPQVAAALAAHLPGDPGTALTAARRTVWPFEAKVVHRLRRIGLEALLRMPPTEVPGFFEEFFALPESHRWTYLTGRDDLRGMTAVLGRLFLGADGRLRRRLVTPTVLPPVGTNEEPVSAEGQRRYRKVSQ; encoded by the coding sequence ATGGGACGTGTGGACGTTCTGGTGGTGGGCGGCGGCCCCGCGGGAATGGCGCTGGCAGGGGCGTGCACCCGGCTGGGACTGACCACCGGGTTGCTGGACTCCGCCCCCGACAAGCCGTGGACGGCGACCTACGGGATGTGGAGCCGGGAACTTCCGGCTGATCTCCCGGCGTCGCTCGTCGCGGCTCGTGCCGCGGGCCGGGCGATCGCGCTGACGGAACATCGGCTGGGCTGGGACTACGCCGTCCTCGACGTGCCTGCGCTCCGTGCACACCTCGCCGACGGGCTGACCGGGGTGCAGATCCACGCCGGGCGCGCCGTCGGATCGCCGGAGGTCGGCGTCGTGGCGTTGGCGGATGGATCACACCTGCGGGCCTCGGTGGTCATCGACGCCGGCGGCCAGGCACGGCCACTGGACCCGACCACCTCACGCCGGGTGCCTGCTGCCCAGACCGCCTACGGATTGATCGTCGATCAGGAGACGGCCGCGCCGCTGATCGCCCCCGGCGACGCGATGTTCATGGACTGGCGCGCCGACCACGGCGAGGCCGGCTGGCCGACGTTTCTCTACGTCGTTCCGCTCGGCGGCGGGCAGGTGCTGGTGGAGGAGACCTCCCTGGCGCGCCGCCCGGGGCTGCCACTGGCCACGCTGCGCCGGCGGCTGGCCGCCCGGCTGGCCCGCCACGGCATCGAACCTCCCAAAGATGCTGCGTCCGAGAAGGTCTCGTTCCGGATCGACCACCGGCGCCACCGCGGGCCCGGCGTGCTCGGGTTCGGCGCGGCCGCCCCGTTCATTCACCCGGCGACGGGGTTCAGCCTGGCCACATCCCTGGCGCTGGCCCCGCAGGTGGCCGCTGCCCTCGCCGCGCATCTACCGGGCGACCCGGGCACCGCCCTGACCGCGGCCCGCCGCACCGTATGGCCCTTCGAGGCGAAGGTGGTTCACCGCCTCCGGCGGATCGGCTTGGAGGCGCTGCTGCGGATGCCGCCTACGGAAGTTCCGGGCTTCTTCGAAGAGTTCTTCGCGCTACCGGAGTCCCACCGCTGGACCTACCTCACCGGGCGCGACGATCTGCGTGGGATGACCGCCGTACTCGGCCGCCTCTTCCTCGGGGCCGACGGTCGGCTACGTCGCCGCCTCGTCACCCCCACCGTCCTTCCCCCGGTGGGTACCAACGAAGAACCGGTCTCAGCCGAGGGCCAGCGCCGCTACCGAAAGGTCTCGCAATGA